The Solea senegalensis isolate Sse05_10M linkage group LG18, IFAPA_SoseM_1, whole genome shotgun sequence DNA segment tgttttgagttttaTGTTGATTAGATATATTTTGTCTGCAGATGTCAGTCTAGTTTACAGGTATGCCATCAAACAAGCTGTACACTGAGGACTGGGTTCCTGCCCAAAAGCTATTCCATAACCTGTAGTTCAGTTAAATATATTTAGCTGTAGATCTATGAGAAGCATTTAATGTCATGAAgaatgattcattcattgtctactgctatatcctgcacatgagggtcgtgagGAGCCaaagccaatcccagctgaaaaAAACAGCTGGGGTCAGACCCAGGACAGGTCACCAGACcagcatacagagacaaaccatCATTCACTCTTCCATTCCATAAAGAAAGATccatgaggaaaacaacagtggatAGTAGGTCACCAGTCACATCATAGCTGGGCTTTGAATCtctgttgtgtatgaaaacaaatgaccctgTTTCAGATCCAATCTGTTCCGTCCacctgacttacctccatctcaacctacataacttcaacagttggcatcggatgaaggtaaaaacacagtgtgagcagcttgcctcactctgatgtcctgcccacattatccTGTCCTtctggatcaacagctcctctccaatTGTCttggttccatcaaacaaacccacGTTGACAAATTCGATGTTTCCTTCTGTGCCTCTTTGCCAGTTGATGATATCATAATATGGTACAGAGTCGCCCTTGGCATCAAAGGCCACCTCCTCACCAGCAATGtgaaagttcacttcctggaggtagTGTTGCAGCTTGAAATTTAGGAAATGCACACAATGAAAAACTGAATTGCACTAAACACGTTTTTCAGTCTTCAGAGTTTTGAGGTTTAAGGCCCCTAAAAATCCACAGCCAAAATTTGTACAGCAGTAGAAACAGTAACGGTAAAGTGAACACATCACATGGAAATTAAAACAGTTGACCCACATTGCTAAGTCAATCAATGTCAATATTCATCAGAAAAAATTCTAATGATATTTTTGCCATAAGTGAGAAGGCCAGTGCTCTGTTTACAATGGAAcaatgaacaatttaaaaatattcataaacatatttcattaagatttgaatatatttagattttttagaACACAGAATTAGGGctgtcatatgtacagtatgttacatgACTTTGGTAAATGGGAAATAAAGATCATGGTCTGAATCCCAAGGATTGGGCTTTGACCCACAGTGTGTAATGGTAAAGAAATAGTGGATTATACATTACCTGCCAAGGTTGAATGTTGTTCCTCTGAGCACATGAGTTGTTCTGGAAAGGCCCCCTCCctggctgacagagaaggaggttgtgcagggaatgagcaatGGCATACACAGCCTTATAGACATTATATGAGAATCTagggctggatgtattcatgtaggctgagtgCTGTTCCAGCAGAGATTCCTGCCCTGAGCACGGCGGCATctgggtgacagaggatggaaaaggactgcagccatacagagactcccacagctcaCGAACCAGCACATTGTCAGGATATCTCTTAGGgtttactgtctgcaggaagtcacccagTCTGGAGATATGACCTATTCTGATGCTAAACCCAATGGTTCCTCCCAAGTAAGGGTAATACTCTCTCCCTGAAAAGACTGATGCTTTGACCCAGGCATTAATCGCCACCCACTGGATTCCAGTGATGTTCCGAGTCACGTAGTCTCTCAGGAAAGGTGCCATCTCCCCCTCAACTGCAAATACCAACACCACTTTTGCAGTAGAGCTATGCATCACCTTTACAGAGGGTCAGATAATGTAGATAACAGGGTTgtacaaggagacaaaaacaaaactgagtgacataaagaaaaacCCAGATGTACacattgaaaaacaacagtttctaTAGACCTTAGTATTATTTGATATTTCAACCCTCAACAGCAAAATAATTTCTGTAATTCCATATCAATCTGCCCCTAgtccttttatttcttttatgtttaatttatttggtatactttttccttgtgtatttttgtttaggTCTTTTTCAATGtcttgtatgtgtgtaaaaaaaaatgtcaccagtTGGTGtcagacaaatacattttattgtattcattttgaaGAAAGTACTTGTTTAACACAGTCAGGTTTTGTTTacttcatcatttcctgttgtaCGTCGGTACTAACATTCTCTATTGACTTCACACATTGAGATTTTCTTCTCTGCCCCAATAGTTCCACCTGTGACATTATTCATCTGACTCTTGTTATGAGTGcttcattttctggacattGTCTTGTGTCATTGTCTGATGCTTTTGTCGTTTTTTGATTGAAAGCACAAGTACTGACCTATTGTGGACTTAGTTAAATGATGTTCttgggaaagtttttttttcaaatatacatGGTTACAGAGTTACAATTCATGTCATGACTCTCTTCTCCTTTCTGGATCTAATATGTGCCTGATGAGATAAATGGATGAAAGTGAGACAAATACACAGTTTTCTCCTGGAGTGTCTAAATTGAATGACCACAGTAGGTCCACAAATAGGAGCTTTAATGGCTCTATGTCTTAATATGTGTTAATATGTGTTAATATTTGTTAGCAGCAAAAAGTTTCTTTACCAGAAACTCATTTACACTATAAAACAACTTCAGTTAATTTTTTATAGCATCAAATCACCACTCTACCCAGTCCCGAGAGGCTGTTATTATTCAATTTCAACTCCACCcatggcaggttgtactcaattcccttgtaagtcgctttggataaaagtgtctgctaaatgacatgtaatgtaatgtaatcagtGGTAGAGTGTACTGTCTTTGAACTGAAAGGTTGAGGggttgattcctggctccatgagtctacatgctgatcTTTCTttggcaagacactgaacctcaCATTactgtgccagcagtgtgtgaatgggtatgaaagatgtgttatgaaaaaaaagtgctccACATAGATGCAATATGTAGATGTTTGAATTtatgtgaatggttgaatgacaaaaactgtagtttaaagcagaTAGTGGTCATCACCACTAGAAAatctctatataaatatagactACTGAACATTTAAAGGTAGAAGTTAAAAGTTTCCATAGTATTTTCATACCTTCATGATCCTTAGTCCCGCCTGGCGAGTGTAGAGCAGAGGAATAATTTCTTGGTAcgctacacatactttggtGTCCTGTAATTCTCTCAGTAGACCTTTTGCAGCAAAGTGGCCATAATCATGGTCTcctcgcagcagccccacccaagtccagttaaagtacaccagcagctgtgcaaaGGCTTTCACCTgggcccaacagaaaaagacaatcaaCTCACTCAGTTTCATATCACAGACGTTAAAAAACTTtcataaatgaaaagcaaaatcTTCATAAATTATTTGGTGTTGTGCCCTGTTATAACATGTCTGTATTCTGTAAATGATAAAGCATGGAAGTTTGgcacaacaaagaaatatatAATAAGGATTATAACAAGAAAGGATTATCAACCGTGATTATTATAATGACCAAACCTGAAAAGAACACTAACATAAtataagaaagaggaaaatctATATGTTCAAATCAATTTCTTAGTGTTTAGTGAAGATTTGCCTCTTTTTTATTAATAGTtttaatttgacagtttaaagctttaaaggcAGTTGTAATACTTATTTCTGCTGACAGAGTAGTAAATTGAGCTTTGACTCAAAACAATAAttgaccacatgttttacattttacctggtagtcatcactaggaattactctgaagaaggttggatatttttgtctgtctgacaaacatgcacatgtagaAGCAtagctgatctgtgtaaaaacagagtgcagtgttacagataaaagaagaacatttttgtgatgattgacaTAAATACATGTCACTGTTACCATGGGGATCCTGAATGTTTGCAGGATTCTTGACAAAACAATAGACTGAGAAGATCCAAAAGCCCCAATCACAGCGAGGAGTGATGAGGCATTTGTGCACATAGAagagttttcctcactcactccgTTCAGCATCgataaaacagctctctgtcctgtcagtggatatcCACATGAATCAAAGATTTTGTAGCCTAGAGTGTGATTCTGCAACagcactggattctggtttatctcctccactgccagtctcatagtCTGAGCCCACCGGAAAGCCTTGGGATCAATTCTGTGGCTGATACAGATGAATGttgtctgttcatttaaaaactctaatgactataaacacattcagtccATTTTATATTAAGAGTGCAAAATTAGACATAATTCACAGgaaaaagtaaatcaaatgCTCCCACTATCATCTATGAAACTCACCCATTGCAATTTATAGGTTCTGGTCTGTAGGTGCCGTTAAGGTCTGgtattttcagattaaaatgaatggggaaaatcccaccgatgacatagtcaccctggaccacaaagcctggctggaagctgttcagaagagtgcactttgaggctgctggtgcagctgcagtgcTGACGCTGGAAAGTGAGCTAtcagttaaagtgaggacactgacagcAAAGTAAAGCAAACACAATAAAGCAAGTAAAGTCATAATGTTTCACTGGGCTGAGAAGAGAATGAGACAGAGCTAAAGATAAAGCACTTTATAAAGGCTACAGTATCACATTCTCAGTCTTGCATCTTATTGATGACAGAgtggctttggattggacagtAGTCCACAATCAGGACTTAAAGTGGGTTAATGCAAATTGTGGGGAAAAAGCTGAGGAcctaaacaaatacaaatacacaaacatatacagtcTCATATGATAATGTacctgttattatttatttttgatgtaaaGAGGCAACATACATTTGTGTCTCTCGGGATTTCTGTTTGGTCACTGACATAAAGATGAAAGTAAATACTTAACTACTGTACTTTTCCTTTAGAGCTGATTTTGTCATGACCCCAGGAACTTTTCTCTTAGTCTTAAATGACATtcaatattgcatgttttttccatttcatattAAGGTGTTTGGGTCTCTGTTTAGTATTTCTGACTAACTTGTTGTGTACTAGATGTTGTGCTAATATGAGTCCATGGTGCTCCGCACTAACTGAAGTGTCACCACAGTGGCAAATGGTTTCATTTACAGTACGTGCATGAAACTTGGCAGGGTGATCAGACCAAGAACTAGACAAAGACCAAGTGACCTACTGAGTTGACCTCCTTCTCAAGACTTGTACAGAACATCTGTTTgatctttaaacattaaaaatgaaaagttagGAAAAGTTACAAGCTACCTTACAGGGTTCGGCTGTGGCACAGCAGTGAATTTTCATGATCACGATGAAAGGCAAAACTCGTATTTCCTATgtgatattatattaatatctACTAAAAAAACCTCTTGTGTCATGAACTAAACTCAAGAGGTAGTTGGTCATTTCTGATTTATTCTTTATGTTGTCGCTCGTAATACATTGGTTCCTGGTATAGTCAGTCATTACAGatgaaaagtttatttttttgtgcaattGTGTGGGCTTAGTGTAGTGAATGACATTCCACCATGATAGTGGAATTTGCTGTAACATGGCTGCACATGGTTGAATCTGCACCAAACCTTTGTGTTTGAACTGCACATGATTGCTGTCTATGCTAAAATTCCAATGCGACTGTGTAAATCTAATCTGAATTTGTGGTGAGCTGTATACACCGTCAATATTGTGTGACATAAGATTTATGAATTATAAATTATGTAATCTTCCAAAATCCTGTTATATCTTGTTCGATTTTGTTTAGTGTCATTCTTATAATCCtgaataacaacatttttgaaggaACTGCAACCTGACCCAAAGAAAAATATCTTAGCCAGCTGACAAAATCATTTAAGCGATACTAGAGCTTTGTCTAATATTAAACCATCACCTCAATGCATTGTGCAATTCCAAGCTCATGGCTAGGCTAACTATTTATTCACATATGACACCACCACAATTTAATGATGTATCAGTTTTGCACACTTGTCACTGCAGAGTCATATCTGTAAAGAAATATCTATGTCAAAATAACATTGATtagcaaactttttttttaatggtttgttATCCATATGTCTACAAGTCCACTTGCGACTAATTCAATAACTTTGGGTTAATTTGTGTTTCATCGTTTCATATTattttcaggcttcagtaaaataattcaattcaattcaattcaattcaattcaattcaattcaattcaattcaattcaat contains these protein-coding regions:
- the LOC122759564 gene encoding extracellular calcium-sensing receptor-like, which produces MKVMHSSTAKVVLVFAVEGEMAPFLRDYVTRNITGIQWVAINAWVKASVFSGREYYPYLGGTIGFSIRIGHISRLGDFLQTVNPKRYPDNVLVRELWESLYGCSPFPSSVTQMPPCSGQESLLEQHSAYMNTSSPRFSYNVYKAVYAIAHSLHNLLLCQPGRGPFQNNSCAQRNNIQPWQLQHYLQEVNFHIAGEEVAFDAKGDSVPYYDIINWQRGTEGNIEFVNVGLFDGTKTIGEELLIQKDRIMWAGHQKIQSPAMM